The following are from one region of the Heliangelus exortis chromosome 2, bHelExo1.hap1, whole genome shotgun sequence genome:
- the MSC gene encoding musculin — MSTGSGSEAEELPEMDLRALQLDYPQPPAKRQPRGDLYPSGDNSSAAEEEEEEEEEEEEDGEGSCAAGQAGSGCKRKRARGGGPGGKKAVSGPRGPAPEGKQSQRNAANARERARMRVLSKAFSRLKTSLPWVPPDTKLSKLDTLRLASSYIAHLRQLLQEDRYENGYVHPVNLTWPFVVSGRPDSDTKEVSTASRLCGTTA; from the exons ATGTCCACGGGCTCCGGGAGCGAGGCGGAGGAGCTGCCCGAGATGGACCTGCGTGCTTTGCAGCTGGACTACCCGCAGCCGCCCGCCAAGCGCCAGCCCCGCGGGGACCTCTACCCCTCGGGGGACAACTCCTcggcggcggaggaggaggaggaggaggaagaagaggaggaggaggacggcGAGGGCAGCTGCGCGGCGGGGCAGGCGGGCAGCGGCTGCAAGAGGAAGCGGGCTCGGGGCGGCGGCCCGGGGGGCAAGAAGGCGGTGTCGGGGCCGAGGGGGCCGGCGCCGGAGGGGAAGCAGTCCCAGCGCAACGCGGCCAACGCGCGGGAGCGGGCGCGGATGCGGGTGCTGAGCAAGGCGTTCTCCCGGCTGAAGACCAGCCTGCCGTGGGTGCCGCCCGACACCAAGCTCTCCAAGCTGGACACGCTGCGCCTGGCGTCCAGCTACATCGCCCACCTCcggcagctcctgcaggaggaCCGATACGAGAACGGATACGTCCACCCCGTCAACCTG ACATGGCCGTTTGTGGTTTCAGGGAGACCTGACTCTGATACCAAAGAAGTTTCTACTGCCAGCAGATTATGTGGAACTACTGCATAG